The sequence AGTAAAAAAACAGGCGATCGCTTACGGTTATGTTAATACGATTCTAGGTAGAAGAAGATACATCAATCTGATTAGCGAAAGCCTCAAACAGCTACGTGGCAGCAACCCTGAAACCATAGATTTAGCCAGCTTAAAGTATAGCTATACCGATGCCCAGATCCTAAGAGCCGCAGCTAATTCTCCCATCCAGGGTTCGAGTGCTGACATCATTAAAATTGCGATGATTAAACTACAGAATATTCTGCAAGACTATCAGGCTAAACTACTGCTGCAAGTACACGATGAGCTAGTGCTAGAAGTACCTCCACACGAGTGGTTAGAATTACAGCCCATCATTAAGTCAACTATGGAAGATGCCGTGGAGCTTAGCATTCCTTTAGCAGTGGATATTAATGCAGGGAAAAATTGGATGGAGGCGAAATAGGATCTCAAAATTGAGAACTTCAAATAGTAAAGTCAGTCCTAAAAAGCCTGAAGGAGCTTATGAGTAAAATCATTTGTAGGACTGACAATAATCAGAATATAGAAAGGTTGTGGCGTTCGTGTGACAAAGCAATGAATTTTTGATGACAGTTATTTAATGACGTAGTGTAGAAAATTAACAGTTAGGTGAGAACTCAAATTAGACCGTTATTTACCAGTAATAATGATATAGATTGAGAAGTTTACGGGAAGTATAAAAATAGATACCGCTCAAATGCTGCCTACGCTTATCAATCATTTACTTATATAAATCACTAGAATGCGTCAATTTTTAAAACAAACTTTTGCTAGTACTATTGGTAGCATGATCGGCTTGTTTCTTTTTATTAGCCTAGGTGCTAGCGGATTAATCTTGATATTATTAACCGCAATTTCTGATGATGAAGATACTCAAGGGATTAAAGATAAGTCAGTGTTAGTTTTTGATTTATCAACCCAGATCAAAGACTTTAAACCTTCAGCTAATCTAGCTCAGGCTTTCTCTGGCAAAGAGCAAGAAGTTATCACCTTACGTCGAGTTTTGCAGTCCATCGATCGAGCAACCAAAGACGATCGCATTGTAGCTTTATTTTTAGACGGTAGAAAAGGTGATAGCCCCAACGATTATGCCACTATGGAAGAAGTTAGAACTGCGTTAGAGAAGTTTCAGGCTGCGGGAAAGAAAATTATTACCTACGACGTAACTTTGAGTGAGAGTAAATATTATCTGTCTTCCTTAGCCGATGAGGTGATTGTTAATCCCATGGGCATGATGGAGTTAAACGGTTTAAGTTCCAAGCAAATGTTTTTGAAAGGCGCGTTAGAAAAATATGGCGTAGGAATTCAGGTAATTCGAGTTGGCGACTATAAATCCGCCGTAGAACCCTATATTCGTAACGATCTTAGTCCAGCTAATCGGGAACAAACTAAAGCCTTGTTAATCGATCTTTGGAGTAAGTTTGTCGATACCGTAGCCGACAGTCGAGAGTTAAATACCGATAAGCTGCAAAAGCTAGCTAATGCTAAGGGATATCTTGAACCACAAGAGGCTAAAAAAGCAGGTTTGATCGATCGGGTTGGTTATTACGACAACGTAGCTAGCAAACTAAGACAATTAACAGGAGAAACTGAAACTACAGAAAGCTTCAGACAGGTCGATCTAGGAACTTATGCCGATCGCACTATTCCCACCACCGAAGTTGCAGACACCGCCGCGCAAAAGATTGCCTTGCTCTACGCAGAAGGCACAATTGTTGAGGGAAAAGGCGGTATTGAAACTATAGGTAGCGATCGCTTTACTGAAGAATTTCAGCAACTAAGACAAGATGATAGCGTTAAGGCGATCGTTTTGCGAGTCAACAGTCCTGGCGGTAGCGCAACAGCTTCAGAAGCCATTTTGCGCGAAATATTGCTCACTAAAAAAGAAAAGCCCGTTATTGTTTCCATGGGGAATACGGCTGCTTCTGGCGGTTATTGGATTGCTGCTGGTGCAGATCGTATCTTTGCCGAAGAGAACACCGTCACTGGTTCGATTGGTGTTTTTGGCTTACTGTCTAATATTCAAGAGATTGCCAATGAACATGGCGTTACCTGGGATGTCGTTAAAACAGGAGAATTTGCTGATATTGATTCTAATATACGTCCCAAAACTGAAGCAGAGTTGGCTATCTATCAAAAGTCAGTTAACAAAACCTATGATTTATTCGTGAAAAAAGTAGCTCGCTATCGCAATCTTCCTGAAGCGAAAGTTAAAGAAATTGCCCAAGGAAGAGTTTGGTCGGGCAAAGAAGCAATTAAAATTGGTTTAGTCGATCGCATTGGCGGTTTATCAAGTGCGATCGCCTACGCAGCCGAAAAAGCTGAATTAGGCAACAGTTGGCAACTAGAAGAATATCCCCAGTCGAATCGCTTTGAAAACGAGCTGATGCAACGCTTATTTAGCGTTAAAGCGTTGGAATCACCAGCAGAAATCGATCTAGTTACCGCTGAATTATTAAAAATAAGACAGGAATTATCTTTGCTAAATACATTTAACGACCCCAGCGGAGTTTATGCTCGTCTACCGTTCAATTTTGAAATTGACTGATATATAGCCGTACAAAATGAGATTAGGACACAAAACGGACATCACGAGCTTTTGAGGAAACCTCAAAAGACGTGTCCTCAACTATTGGTTCGTAAGTAGTAAGTAGCAATTCAATAAAATTGTCCTAACTTTTATACGTAGTAATAAGAGACTTGGTAGTACCACGTCTAGGCTAAAGTACTGGGCTGTTTCAGGGGGCCAAAACTAATTTTCAATACCCAACAAATTAATCTAGACGCACTACTACAATTTAATTTGAGTTCTCCAGCTAATGCATGAAAATTGGTATTAGCTGTAATTTCCCAGCAAAATAGGTTATCAAGATATATGTTCGGCTCAAAAATAAAAGGATGCAACTATTAGAACGGGTTCGGTTAGGTTTAGCTGTAGGGGTGGCAAAAACAATTACAGGAGTAGTGCGATCGCTTCGTTTAGGTGCTGCTTCGGTTTTACCAGGAGAAATAGCTCGTCGTCTCCATCCTCATCTTTTACCGCTGTTGTTTGAGCAGGTAAGCCTGGGGGTAATTTTGGTAGTGGGGACAAACGGTAAAACCACTACCTCTTTATTGCTCAAGCAGATTTTGAGCGACTGCGGTTTTAAAGTGGTTCATAATTCTAGCGGTGCTAACTTAATTAACGGCTTAATTACTGCTTTGCTCAGTAGTGCAGATATTACTGGTCGAATTTTTGCCGATTATGCCATTCTCGAAGTTGATGAAAACATCTTGCCTCTAGTATTAAAAGACTGTCAGCCAAAATATATTCTGGCGTTAAATTTATTTCGCGATCAGTTAGATCGATATGGTGAGGTAGACACGATCGCTCAACGCTGGGTTAAAGCAGTCGCGCCTTTACCAGAAGACACAACCATTGTTTTGAATGCAGACGATCCGACCCTTTCTAGTTTGGGACAGCAACTGAGTCAAAAAGTCCTGTATTTTGGACTAAATGAACCCGAACTATATCTTGATGAGATTCCTCATGCGGTTGATTCAATCTATTGTCCTCGCTGTGGACATCTTTTGAATTACCAGGGGGTTTATTTATCCCATTTGGGTGATTACTACTGTCCCAGCTGTGATTTTGCCAAAAGTAAAGTTCCATTAAATAGCCGAGAACATCCCCAAATTTTAATCGGAGTATACAACAAGTATAATACTCTAGCAGCCAGCGTATTAACTCAAGCAATTGGCATTAAAACCGCAGATATCTTTAAGACGATTAAAAACTTTAAAGCTGCCTTTGGTCGTGCGGAAGAACTAGAAATTGACCAAAAGCAAGTCCGTATTATGTTATCCAAAAATCCTGTAGGGATGAATGAAACTATTCGAGCCGTTAACAATATTAAGAAGACAGGTAAATCTTCTGTTACTCTTTTGGTTTTAAACGATCGCATTCCTGATGGTACAGATGTTTCTTGGATTTGGGATGTAGATACAGAGGAGTTGGTGAAGCTGGGGGGAACTTTAATTGTCAGTGGCGATCGCGTTTACGACATGGCATTAAGACTCATCTATAGCTCTGAATCAATCGATATGGCTCAAACT is a genomic window of Coleofasciculaceae cyanobacterium containing:
- the sppA gene encoding signal peptide peptidase SppA, which codes for MRQFLKQTFASTIGSMIGLFLFISLGASGLILILLTAISDDEDTQGIKDKSVLVFDLSTQIKDFKPSANLAQAFSGKEQEVITLRRVLQSIDRATKDDRIVALFLDGRKGDSPNDYATMEEVRTALEKFQAAGKKIITYDVTLSESKYYLSSLADEVIVNPMGMMELNGLSSKQMFLKGALEKYGVGIQVIRVGDYKSAVEPYIRNDLSPANREQTKALLIDLWSKFVDTVADSRELNTDKLQKLANAKGYLEPQEAKKAGLIDRVGYYDNVASKLRQLTGETETTESFRQVDLGTYADRTIPTTEVADTAAQKIALLYAEGTIVEGKGGIETIGSDRFTEEFQQLRQDDSVKAIVLRVNSPGGSATASEAILREILLTKKEKPVIVSMGNTAASGGYWIAAGADRIFAEENTVTGSIGVFGLLSNIQEIANEHGVTWDVVKTGEFADIDSNIRPKTEAELAIYQKSVNKTYDLFVKKVARYRNLPEAKVKEIAQGRVWSGKEAIKIGLVDRIGGLSSAIAYAAEKAELGNSWQLEEYPQSNRFENELMQRLFSVKALESPAEIDLVTAELLKIRQELSLLNTFNDPSGVYARLPFNFEID
- a CDS encoding Mur ligase family protein → MQLLERVRLGLAVGVAKTITGVVRSLRLGAASVLPGEIARRLHPHLLPLLFEQVSLGVILVVGTNGKTTTSLLLKQILSDCGFKVVHNSSGANLINGLITALLSSADITGRIFADYAILEVDENILPLVLKDCQPKYILALNLFRDQLDRYGEVDTIAQRWVKAVAPLPEDTTIVLNADDPTLSSLGQQLSQKVLYFGLNEPELYLDEIPHAVDSIYCPRCGHLLNYQGVYLSHLGDYYCPSCDFAKSKVPLNSREHPQILIGVYNKYNTLAASVLTQAIGIKTADIFKTIKNFKAAFGRAEELEIDQKQVRIMLSKNPVGMNETIRAVNNIKKTGKSSVTLLVLNDRIPDGTDVSWIWDVDTEELVKLGGTLIVSGDRVYDMALRLIYSSESIDMAQTNFELVVKEQLSEAIATALSYTKPTETLHIIPTYSAMLEVREILVGRKIL